The genomic stretch CCTTTggaagagaaaaggggaaaaaaatactaaggaaggaaaaggaatagaataagaaaggaaaattaagaaaagaaaaaaaaggaaaacggtctaaaaagaaagaaagaaaaggaatagaaaggaaagataaagaatggaaaaaaataaaggaagaaaaacaggggaaaaaaaaagaaagaaaaaggaaggggttGCCTGTGTGTAAAGCTGACTGCGCCTTGCTTTGCCAGATGCCAAAGGTTCCATCCGAGAGATCATCCTGCCCAAAGGCCTCGATTTGGACCGTCCCAAGCGGACCCGCACCTCCTTCACGGCCGAGCAGCTCTACCGCCTGGAGATGGAGTTCCAGCGGTGCCAGTACGTGGTGGGGCGGGAGCGCACCGAGCTGGCCCGGCAGCTCAACCTCTCCGAGACTCAGGTACCACCGGGACCGGCCCTGCTCGGGCTGCGAAATGCCGCGTCTCCCGTATTCCGGCGGCTCCG from Meleagris gallopavo isolate NT-WF06-2002-E0010 breed Aviagen turkey brand Nicholas breeding stock unplaced genomic scaffold, Turkey_5.1 ChrUn_random_7180001888736, whole genome shotgun sequence encodes the following:
- the LOC104916362 gene encoding ventral anterior homeobox 1b-like gives rise to the protein LPDAKGSIREIILPKGLDLDRPKRTRTSFTAEQLYRLEMEFQRCQYVVGRERTELARQLNLSETQVPPGPALLGLRNAASPVFRRLRGPARHFARPR